In one window of Photorhabdus laumondii subsp. laumondii DNA:
- the htpG gene encoding molecular chaperone HtpG, which yields MKGQETRGFQSEVKQLLQLMIHSLYSNKEIFLRELISNASDAADKLRFRALSVPKLYENDGELRVRLSFDKEKRCITISDNGIGMTRDEVIDNLGTIAKSGTKAFLESIGSDQAKDSQLIGQFGVGFYSAFIVSDKVTVRTRAAGASIDQGVFWESAGEGDYTIADIEKETRGTEITLHLREGEDEFLNDWRLRSVISKYSDHIALPVEIETKNKSEEEGEEDTVTWEKINKAQALWTRGKSEITDEEYKEFYKHISHDFTDPLIWSHNRVEGKQEYTSMLYIPSQAPWDMWNREHKHGLKLYVQRVFIMDDAEQFMPNYLRFVRGLIDSNDLPLNVSREILQDNSITRNLRNALTKRALQMLDKLAKDDAEKYQQFWQQFGLVMKEGPAEDSTNKEAIAKLLRFASTHNDSSAQTVSLEEYVSRMTEGQDKIYYITADSYAAAKNSPHLELFRKKGIEVLLLSERIDEWMMGYLTDFDGKKFQSVSKADESLDKLADENKAEQEEIEKQLEPFVERVKTLLGDRVKEVKLTHRLTDTPAIVTTNVDEMSTQMAKLFAAAGQQVPDVKYNFELNPDHQLVKLAADISDEVQFADWIELLLDQALFAERGTLEDPNQFIRRMNQLLLSEKA from the coding sequence ATGAAAGGTCAGGAAACCCGTGGATTTCAATCTGAAGTAAAACAACTTCTGCAATTAATGATCCATTCACTCTATTCCAATAAAGAGATTTTCCTTCGTGAGCTAATCTCAAACGCTTCCGATGCTGCTGACAAATTACGTTTCCGCGCATTATCTGTTCCAAAACTTTATGAAAATGATGGTGAACTACGCGTTCGTCTTTCTTTTGATAAAGAGAAGAGATGCATCACGATTAGTGATAATGGCATTGGTATGACTCGTGATGAAGTCATCGATAATCTTGGAACAATCGCTAAATCAGGAACAAAAGCTTTTCTGGAATCTATTGGTTCAGATCAGGCTAAAGACAGCCAGTTAATTGGTCAGTTTGGTGTTGGGTTTTACTCTGCATTTATTGTGTCTGATAAAGTCACTGTACGTACTCGTGCTGCCGGCGCTTCAATTGATCAGGGCGTATTTTGGGAATCTGCTGGTGAAGGTGATTACACGATTGCCGATATTGAAAAAGAAACCCGTGGTACAGAGATCACCCTTCATTTACGTGAAGGAGAAGATGAATTCCTGAATGACTGGCGTTTGCGTTCTGTTATCAGTAAATACTCTGACCATATTGCCTTGCCGGTTGAAATTGAAACCAAAAATAAGAGCGAAGAAGAAGGTGAAGAGGATACAGTAACTTGGGAGAAGATTAATAAAGCCCAAGCTTTGTGGACTCGTGGTAAATCTGAAATTACAGATGAAGAGTACAAAGAGTTCTATAAACATATTTCTCATGATTTTACTGATCCGCTGATCTGGAGCCATAACCGCGTAGAAGGTAAGCAGGAATATACTAGCATGCTCTATATTCCATCTCAGGCTCCGTGGGATATGTGGAACCGTGAGCATAAGCATGGGTTGAAATTGTATGTCCAGCGTGTGTTTATTATGGATGATGCGGAACAGTTTATGCCGAACTATTTACGCTTTGTCCGTGGCTTGATTGACTCCAACGACTTGCCGCTGAACGTTTCCCGTGAAATTTTACAAGATAACTCTATTACCCGTAATTTACGTAATGCATTGACCAAACGTGCATTACAGATGCTGGATAAACTGGCGAAAGATGATGCAGAAAAGTACCAGCAATTCTGGCAACAGTTTGGTCTGGTCATGAAAGAAGGTCCGGCAGAGGATAGCACCAACAAAGAAGCTATCGCTAAATTGCTACGTTTTGCTTCTACTCATAATGACAGCTCGGCACAAACCGTTTCTCTGGAAGAGTATGTTAGTAGGATGACGGAAGGTCAGGATAAGATTTACTACATCACCGCAGACAGTTATGCTGCGGCGAAAAACAGTCCTCATCTGGAGTTGTTCCGTAAGAAAGGTATTGAAGTTCTGTTACTGTCAGAGCGCATTGATGAATGGATGATGGGATACCTCACTGATTTTGATGGTAAAAAATTCCAATCAGTCAGTAAAGCTGATGAATCCCTGGATAAATTGGCAGATGAAAATAAAGCCGAACAGGAAGAAATTGAAAAGCAGCTAGAGCCGTTTGTTGAGCGTGTAAAAACATTGCTTGGTGATCGCGTAAAAGAGGTTAAATTGACTCACCGTCTGACTGATACTCCAGCAATTGTCACAACAAATGTGGATGAAATGAGCACGCAGATGGCGAAATTGTTTGCTGCGGCTGGTCAACAGGTGCCGGACGTTAAGTACAATTTTGAACTGAATCCTGATCATCAGTTGGTAAAACTGGCTGCTGATATCAGTGATGAAGTTCAATTTGCGGATTGGATTGAACTGTTGCTTGATCAGGCATTGTTTGCTGAGCGTGGCACGTTGGAAGACCCAAATCAGTTTATTCGCCGTATGAATCAGCTATTGTTGTCTGAGAAAGCTTGA
- a CDS encoding TonB-dependent receptor domain-containing protein, whose translation MEKLFNIYNHIAKPSLYVTLMSVSMLSHAAPANTISNANDKTIKQAEEKTGDTLVVIANNNAQDDGKISSNEIKVRQPQSVGEILKNVPGVQAGHPSGLGQRFKIRGMDDQFINITIDGARQEGYHFHHAGNYGIDPELLKQVDINIGSNSITYDTGAIGGALKFETIDTDDLLTPGQLFGAKSKLSYSSNGSEFQKSLAAYGKLGAVDLLGYVNHRNMHDSESGRDGRGRDSIPTDGKLLNYLLKTKFNLTDEQYISLSKEHYKNDAETNFRLNFGHDINNGKKGRYEIDRDTHNITYGYTPTDNDLIDLKISAYHTEQTFTHMKPVSGDGKGFDTIVKTQGIKLRNTSNFDTQNLFHSLTYGYEYFDTRMAYTDVEENINKKDIEKGKASSFYLEDDVQLGNFHVIPGIRWDHYKYQTVNKKEQPFEKSYSHISKALGLKYELGKSTTLFTNYTELFRGPLGKEIGLGLTNHSNNLKATTGYNLEAGLIGSYPAIFTDNDTLTISGKVFQTNFKNLSTTLANRELHNIPKARLEGFELSTGYRIKGLGLRASYAKVNDKIVKGNELFKEGLEFEPSLGDSITVGGSYLFDKTDIEAGWNSRFVLSKNSKGKGGKGGNSAVDVHKSGYGVSDIYIAWSPKTGTFKNTEILLGVDNIFDKRYNEHSYYLNTTQGQEEKGRTYKATISYKF comes from the coding sequence ATGGAAAAATTATTCAATATTTACAATCACATAGCAAAACCAAGCTTATATGTAACTTTGATGTCTGTATCTATGCTATCTCACGCAGCTCCAGCAAATACCATCTCTAATGCAAATGATAAGACGATTAAACAAGCAGAAGAGAAAACAGGAGATACTCTTGTTGTGATTGCTAACAACAATGCACAAGATGATGGAAAAATTAGCAGCAATGAAATAAAAGTCAGACAGCCTCAAAGTGTCGGTGAAATATTAAAAAATGTTCCAGGTGTTCAAGCCGGACATCCTAGCGGATTAGGTCAGCGCTTTAAAATTCGTGGTATGGATGACCAATTCATAAACATTACTATCGACGGTGCAAGACAAGAGGGATATCACTTCCACCACGCAGGCAATTACGGAATAGACCCTGAGTTATTAAAACAAGTTGATATCAACATCGGTAGCAACAGTATCACATACGATACAGGTGCAATTGGCGGGGCACTAAAATTTGAGACTATAGACACGGATGACTTATTAACCCCCGGTCAATTATTTGGAGCAAAAAGTAAACTGAGCTATTCAAGTAATGGTTCTGAATTCCAAAAATCACTGGCCGCCTATGGGAAACTAGGTGCTGTTGATTTATTAGGATATGTTAACCATCGTAATATGCACGATTCTGAATCCGGCAGAGATGGACGAGGAAGAGACTCAATTCCTACAGATGGGAAATTACTCAATTATCTATTAAAAACAAAATTCAATCTTACCGATGAACAGTATATTAGCTTATCAAAAGAACATTATAAAAATGATGCAGAAACCAACTTTAGATTAAATTTTGGACATGATATAAATAATGGAAAGAAAGGGAGGTATGAAATAGACCGTGATACCCATAATATCACTTATGGTTACACTCCAACCGATAACGATTTAATTGATCTAAAAATTTCCGCATATCATACTGAACAAACCTTTACCCATATGAAGCCAGTAAGCGGTGATGGGAAAGGCTTCGATACTATTGTAAAAACGCAAGGCATTAAACTTCGCAACACATCCAACTTTGATACACAGAATCTATTCCATTCATTAACCTATGGGTATGAATATTTTGATACCAGAATGGCTTATACCGATGTAGAAGAAAACATAAACAAAAAAGATATAGAAAAAGGAAAAGCATCTTCCTTCTACTTAGAAGATGATGTCCAGCTTGGCAACTTCCATGTAATACCGGGTATCAGATGGGACCACTATAAATATCAAACTGTTAATAAAAAGGAACAACCTTTTGAGAAAAGCTATTCACATATCTCAAAAGCACTCGGTTTAAAATATGAGCTAGGAAAATCAACAACATTATTTACCAACTACACTGAATTATTTAGAGGTCCATTAGGTAAAGAAATTGGTCTGGGATTAACTAATCATAGTAATAATTTAAAAGCAACAACGGGATACAACCTGGAAGCTGGATTGATTGGTTCTTACCCTGCCATTTTTACTGACAACGACACGCTAACTATCTCAGGGAAAGTCTTCCAAACCAATTTCAAAAACCTGTCAACAACTTTAGCCAACAGAGAATTGCATAACATCCCTAAAGCAAGGCTGGAAGGATTTGAGTTATCTACAGGTTATCGTATTAAGGGGCTAGGTTTAAGAGCTAGTTATGCAAAAGTAAATGACAAAATTGTCAAAGGCAACGAGTTATTTAAAGAAGGTCTTGAATTCGAACCATCACTTGGTGATTCAATTACAGTTGGCGGCAGTTATTTGTTTGACAAAACTGATATTGAAGCCGGCTGGAACTCCCGATTTGTATTATCTAAAAACTCCAAAGGCAAAGGTGGTAAAGGTGGTAATAGCGCTGTAGACGTTCATAAATCTGGATATGGTGTAAGTGATATATATATCGCTTGGTCTCCAAAAACAGGAACATTTAAAAATACCGAAATACTGTTGGGCGTAGATAATATCTTTGATAAACGTTACAACGAGCATTCTTACTACCTGAATACTACTCAAGGACAGGAAGAAAAAGGCCGTACGTATAAAGCAACGATTTCTTACAAATTTTAG
- the recR gene encoding recombination mediator RecR, which yields MQTSPLLESLMEALRCLPGVGPKSAQRMAFHLLQRNRSGGMRLAQALTRAMSEIGHCKYCRTFTEQEQCTICANPRRQQNGQICVVESPADIHAIEQTGQFAGRYFVLMGHLSPLDGIGPMDIGLDRLEDRLATEEISEVILATNPTVEGEATANYIAEICVQYGVTASRIAHGVPVGGELEMVDGTTLSHSLAGRQKITY from the coding sequence ATGCAAACCAGTCCTCTCCTTGAATCCTTGATGGAAGCATTACGCTGTTTACCAGGGGTTGGCCCTAAGTCTGCACAGCGGATGGCTTTTCATCTGCTACAGCGTAATCGCAGTGGTGGAATGCGTTTGGCACAGGCATTGACCAGAGCAATGTCAGAAATTGGACACTGCAAATATTGCCGGACTTTTACCGAACAAGAACAGTGCACAATTTGTGCTAATCCACGCCGTCAACAAAATGGTCAAATCTGTGTGGTTGAAAGCCCTGCGGATATTCATGCTATTGAACAAACCGGGCAGTTTGCCGGGCGTTACTTTGTATTGATGGGGCATTTATCCCCATTAGATGGCATTGGTCCAATGGATATTGGTTTAGATCGTCTTGAGGATCGTCTCGCCACGGAAGAGATTTCCGAGGTGATTCTGGCGACTAATCCGACAGTGGAGGGAGAGGCCACTGCCAATTATATCGCAGAGATATGCGTTCAGTATGGTGTAACAGCAAGCCGTATTGCTCATGGTGTGCCGGTTGGTGGTGAACTTGAGATGGTAGATGGTACGACATTGTCCCATTCACTTGCTGGTCGGCAGAAGATTACTTATTGA
- a CDS encoding YbaB/EbfC family nucleoid-associated protein, translating into MFGKGGLGNLMKQAQQMQDKMQKMQEEIASLEVTGESGAGLVKVTINGAHNCRRVEIDPSLMEDDKEMLEDLIAAAFNDAARRIEETQKEKMAGISSGMQLPPGFKMPF; encoded by the coding sequence ATGTTTGGTAAAGGTGGTTTGGGCAATTTGATGAAACAGGCCCAGCAAATGCAGGACAAAATGCAGAAAATGCAAGAAGAGATCGCCAGTCTGGAAGTAACGGGGGAATCGGGAGCAGGTCTGGTTAAAGTGACTATCAATGGTGCTCATAATTGCCGTCGTGTTGAGATCGATCCAAGTCTGATGGAAGATGACAAAGAGATGTTGGAAGACCTGATTGCTGCCGCATTCAATGACGCAGCCCGTCGTATTGAAGAGACTCAGAAAGAGAAAATGGCAGGCATTTCCAGTGGTATGCAATTGCCACCAGGCTTTAAGATGCCATTCTGA
- the dnaX gene encoding DNA polymerase III subunit gamma/tau: MSYQVLARKWRPQIFSDVIGQEYILTALANGLAHGRLHHAYLFSGTRGVGKTTIARLFAKGLNCETGITDKPCGKCVNCLEIEQGRFVDLIEIDAASRTKVEDTRELLDNVQYAPARGRFKVYLIDEVHMLSRHSFNALLKTLEEPPEHVKFLLATTDPQKLPVTILSRCLQFHLKSLDIGQISDQLERILKAEHIESDNRARQLLARAADGSMRDALSLTDQAIAIGQGLVTTEIVSLMLGTLDDEQPLSIIEALIRADGQQVMALVEQVASRGADWEDLLVEILALLHRIAMLQLLPSQPESDSSSIEGRLRIVAKAVSPEDLQLYYQTLLIGRRDLPYAPERRMGVEMALFRALAFHPKTVIEEVAAPVVHPAVIPSVTAQPKHSAQGDVPPANDINEPAPLDRASQSEPQIPQALASSPTAQLLKARNVLSRQQEQTPTKKPESAMPVKMKSATSALERLAAVSGQRPQSSIDKKQENKPEKKEAYRWRAKNIEEKTETHVATPKALRTALEHEKTPELAEKLTEESKQRDAWAAEVGKLKIPKLVQQLALNAFKEQISANNIRLHLRSSQRHLNSAFAQKSLAGALSELYGVTVEFSIIEDDNPAEKTPLEWRQAIYEEKLAQARQSIIADKTIQTLRQVFDAELDEESIRPV; this comes from the coding sequence ATGAGCTATCAGGTACTTGCCCGTAAGTGGCGCCCACAAATATTTTCTGATGTAATTGGTCAGGAATATATCCTGACCGCGTTAGCTAATGGTCTTGCCCATGGCCGGCTTCATCACGCCTATTTATTTTCTGGCACGAGAGGTGTCGGGAAAACAACGATCGCCCGTTTGTTTGCTAAGGGGCTAAATTGTGAAACAGGTATTACTGATAAGCCTTGTGGTAAATGTGTTAATTGCCTTGAAATTGAACAGGGGCGATTTGTCGATTTAATTGAAATTGATGCGGCTTCCCGTACTAAAGTTGAAGATACGCGTGAATTGCTAGATAACGTGCAATATGCTCCGGCTCGTGGGCGTTTTAAAGTCTACTTGATTGATGAAGTACATATGCTTTCTCGCCACAGTTTCAATGCATTATTGAAAACGTTGGAGGAGCCACCTGAGCATGTGAAATTTCTACTAGCAACGACTGATCCGCAAAAATTGCCAGTGACTATTCTTTCCCGTTGTTTGCAATTCCATCTCAAATCGCTGGATATAGGTCAAATAAGCGATCAGCTTGAGCGTATTCTTAAAGCTGAACATATAGAGAGCGATAACCGCGCTCGTCAACTATTGGCTCGTGCTGCTGATGGTAGCATGCGTGATGCTTTGAGTCTGACCGATCAGGCTATTGCTATCGGACAAGGCTTGGTGACAACTGAAATAGTCAGCTTGATGCTAGGAACGTTAGATGATGAACAGCCATTATCAATCATTGAAGCATTGATTCGAGCTGACGGTCAGCAGGTTATGGCATTGGTGGAACAAGTCGCTTCACGGGGGGCTGATTGGGAGGATTTGCTCGTAGAAATTCTTGCATTGCTGCATCGTATTGCAATGCTCCAATTGTTACCTTCTCAGCCAGAGAGCGATTCTTCATCAATTGAAGGCCGTTTGCGGATAGTGGCAAAAGCTGTTTCACCGGAAGATTTGCAACTTTATTATCAAACTTTGCTGATTGGTCGTAGGGACTTGCCGTATGCACCGGAGCGCAGGATGGGTGTTGAAATGGCTCTGTTCAGAGCTTTGGCATTTCATCCGAAAACAGTTATTGAAGAGGTTGCGGCACCGGTGGTACATCCTGCGGTTATACCATCAGTTACAGCACAGCCGAAACATAGTGCTCAGGGAGATGTGCCACCTGCTAATGATATTAATGAACCGGCACCATTGGATAGAGCTTCTCAGTCGGAACCCCAGATACCTCAGGCGCTTGCATCAAGCCCAACCGCGCAGTTGCTGAAAGCAAGGAATGTGTTATCCCGACAGCAAGAGCAAACGCCAACAAAAAAGCCTGAATCGGCTATGCCTGTTAAGATGAAGTCAGCAACTTCAGCATTGGAACGGCTTGCCGCAGTGTCAGGACAGCGACCTCAGTCATCAATAGATAAAAAACAGGAAAACAAACCTGAGAAAAAAGAAGCTTACCGTTGGCGTGCCAAGAATATTGAGGAGAAAACAGAAACTCATGTGGCCACACCAAAGGCTTTAAGAACAGCTTTGGAACATGAAAAAACACCAGAGCTGGCAGAGAAATTAACGGAAGAATCTAAACAGAGAGATGCATGGGCCGCAGAAGTTGGTAAACTTAAAATTCCTAAACTGGTGCAGCAATTGGCATTAAATGCATTCAAAGAGCAGATTAGCGCAAATAATATCCGTTTACACTTGCGTTCGAGCCAGCGCCACCTTAATTCTGCTTTCGCACAAAAGTCATTAGCGGGGGCTTTAAGTGAGTTGTACGGCGTAACGGTTGAATTCAGTATTATTGAAGATGATAATCCTGCGGAGAAAACTCCGCTGGAGTGGCGACAAGCCATTTATGAAGAGAAATTGGCACAAGCTCGCCAATCAATTATTGCGGATAAAACTATTCAAACATTGCGGCAGGTATTTGATGCTGAATTGGATGAAGAGAGTATCCGACCGGTTTAA
- the apt gene encoding adenine phosphoribosyltransferase: MTANAQQLQFIKDSIETIPDYPKPGVLFRDITTLLDNPLAYQATIDLLVERYQGKGITKIVGTEARGFLFGAPVALRLGVGFIPVRKAGKLPRETLSETYNLEYGTDTLEMHKDSVRENDKVLVIDDLLATGGTVEATVRLIRRLGGEVSEAAFIIGLLGLGGVERLQRQGVSSFTLLEFPDH; this comes from the coding sequence ATGACCGCAAATGCGCAGCAACTGCAATTTATTAAAGACAGTATTGAAACTATTCCTGATTATCCAAAACCGGGGGTTCTTTTTCGTGATATTACCACTTTACTGGATAACCCTCTTGCCTACCAGGCAACAATTGATCTTCTGGTAGAGCGATATCAGGGCAAAGGCATCACAAAAATAGTTGGCACTGAAGCTCGCGGTTTTCTGTTTGGAGCCCCGGTTGCATTACGCCTTGGTGTTGGTTTTATTCCTGTTCGTAAAGCGGGCAAACTACCTCGGGAAACATTGAGTGAAACGTACAATCTGGAGTATGGCACTGATACGTTGGAAATGCATAAGGATAGCGTAAGAGAAAACGATAAGGTGCTGGTTATTGATGATTTGCTGGCAACGGGTGGTACGGTTGAAGCCACTGTTCGTTTAATCCGTCGTTTAGGTGGTGAGGTTTCTGAAGCGGCTTTTATTATTGGTTTGCTTGGCTTAGGTGGTGTTGAGCGTCTGCAAAGACAAGGTGTAAGTAGTTTTACTCTACTTGAATTCCCAGATCATTAA
- the priC gene encoding primosomal replication protein PriC — MNTQPLLNLLEKQVDILAEEIAPLADTPFSTARFDQALFNRHSDKLRGYLQEVRHNMEQLKECVQDHRTEQVAFLTERLVAQIEALRRELSTQSLRKKESRFEHKQQATDLYHKLAEHQDYERRLLAMINDRELKLNQQTTLSHQQKIQKEIAALAGRLARCRQSLMRIEKSIEYKENMD, encoded by the coding sequence ATGAATACGCAGCCGTTATTAAATTTACTCGAAAAACAGGTCGATATACTGGCGGAAGAGATAGCACCATTAGCAGACACACCATTCTCTACTGCCCGGTTTGATCAGGCTTTATTTAACCGACACAGCGATAAACTCCGTGGTTATCTACAAGAAGTCAGGCACAACATGGAACAACTCAAAGAGTGTGTGCAAGATCACCGAACCGAACAGGTCGCATTTCTGACTGAACGCTTAGTTGCCCAAATAGAAGCATTAAGGCGTGAATTGTCTACCCAGTCATTGAGAAAAAAAGAGAGCCGATTTGAGCATAAACAACAAGCTACTGACCTGTATCACAAACTGGCTGAACATCAGGATTATGAACGCCGCCTGCTCGCAATGATCAATGATAGAGAGCTAAAATTGAATCAACAAACTACACTTAGTCATCAACAAAAAATACAGAAAGAAATCGCGGCATTAGCCGGAAGACTAGCACGTTGCCGTCAATCTCTGATGCGTATTGAAAAATCAATCGAATACAAAGAGAACATGGACTAA
- the rsmS gene encoding pleiotropic regulatory protein RsmS — translation MSVEHAPPEVQLAVDLIYLLECNEITPEIALAALEIVKHDYQAKLAKQSPSAKEY, via the coding sequence ATGTCCGTCGAACATGCACCACCCGAAGTTCAACTTGCTGTTGATCTGATCTATTTACTGGAATGCAATGAAATCACTCCTGAAATCGCACTCGCCGCACTGGAAATAGTCAAACACGATTATCAAGCAAAATTAGCGAAGCAATCACCATCGGCAAAGGAGTATTGA
- a CDS encoding DUF1284 domain-containing protein translates to MTISLRGHHLLCIFTYAGNGYSTGFVENYNRIIPRIRDEDILIVAGPDDICIPLLGEDKPHCFGESVIVRDSRALDAVGSLMGRSIDIGHTLRLDETYLKQARWAFNRGIIRSACIGCEWESLCTRIAADDYSSTLLKRNSGKSE, encoded by the coding sequence ATGACAATATCTCTGAGAGGTCATCACCTTTTGTGTATTTTTACCTACGCTGGCAACGGATATTCCACTGGTTTTGTTGAAAATTACAATAGGATTATTCCTCGAATTCGGGACGAGGATATCTTGATTGTGGCAGGGCCGGATGACATATGTATTCCTTTGCTTGGAGAAGACAAACCTCATTGCTTTGGCGAGAGTGTCATTGTCCGGGATAGTCGAGCTTTGGACGCTGTTGGTTCTCTTATGGGCCGATCAATTGATATAGGTCATACGTTGAGGCTTGATGAGACCTATTTAAAACAGGCGCGATGGGCTTTCAATCGTGGGATCATAAGATCTGCTTGTATAGGCTGTGAATGGGAATCGCTTTGCACTCGAATTGCTGCGGATGATTATTCTTCAACGCTTCTTAAACGAAATAGTGGAAAGAGTGAATGA
- a CDS encoding biotin transporter BioY — protein MSTKDIVYIALFASLTVALGLFPPLTLPVVGVPITAQSMGAMLAGAIIGAKRGGLALLLFCVFVSVGLPVMSGGRGGLSVFLSPSGGFILAWPIAAFVIGYLYEKNLAKLNTFKEAVFLVFGGIMVVYVIGIPWIAVFANISTWQAAVGSIGFIPGDIIKIVLVILIAKTVRRAYPTLEPRS, from the coding sequence ATGTCTACCAAAGATATTGTTTATATAGCACTATTTGCCTCTTTAACCGTAGCACTGGGTTTATTTCCGCCACTGACACTTCCCGTTGTGGGCGTTCCGATAACAGCGCAGTCAATGGGAGCAATGCTTGCTGGTGCCATTATTGGTGCGAAACGGGGTGGATTGGCATTGTTGCTCTTTTGTGTGTTTGTTTCCGTTGGATTACCGGTAATGTCTGGAGGGCGGGGAGGATTGAGTGTATTTCTCAGTCCAAGTGGTGGTTTTATTTTGGCATGGCCGATTGCCGCTTTTGTTATCGGTTATTTGTATGAGAAAAATCTTGCAAAACTGAATACCTTTAAAGAAGCTGTATTTCTTGTCTTTGGCGGAATTATGGTTGTTTATGTAATCGGTATCCCGTGGATTGCCGTATTTGCTAATATCAGCACTTGGCAAGCAGCCGTAGGTTCAATTGGGTTCATACCGGGAGATATTATCAAAATCGTACTGGTTATTTTGATTGCGAAAACGGTTCGTCGGGCTTACCCCACTCTTGAACCGCGTTCTTAA
- a CDS encoding energy-coupling factor transporter transmembrane component T family protein, with the protein MSLSGYNPGSSFVHRVSPGFKIISLLILGTLLFVVPRIDLSAAALAGIVLLYLLAKISLKTAWMQLRPALWIFVLIFIVQLFLHHWTAGVLVIVRLISLLLLASLVTLTTRSSDMIDALEKGLGWLYYFGINPGKVSLALSLALRFIPVLASITEEVREAQKARGLDKSVIAIAVPVIVRMLKMADDISAAIEARSYDPEFDKSKSSSK; encoded by the coding sequence ATGAGCCTGTCTGGATATAATCCTGGTTCATCATTTGTGCATCGAGTGAGTCCTGGGTTTAAAATTATTTCTTTGCTCATTCTGGGAACATTGCTTTTCGTTGTTCCGCGTATCGATCTTTCTGCTGCGGCATTGGCGGGCATCGTACTTTTATACTTGTTAGCCAAAATCTCATTAAAAACGGCTTGGATGCAATTACGGCCGGCGTTATGGATCTTCGTGCTTATTTTTATAGTCCAATTGTTTCTACACCACTGGACCGCAGGTGTACTTGTAATAGTTCGTCTTATCTCTCTTTTATTGTTGGCCTCGCTGGTCACTCTCACTACTCGTTCTTCTGATATGATCGACGCGTTGGAAAAGGGGCTTGGGTGGCTGTATTATTTTGGTATCAATCCTGGAAAGGTGAGCTTGGCTTTATCGCTTGCTTTGCGGTTTATCCCTGTTCTGGCGTCAATTACAGAAGAAGTACGGGAGGCGCAGAAAGCAAGAGGTCTTGATAAGAGTGTCATTGCAATTGCAGTTCCTGTTATTGTGCGGATGCTCAAAATGGCAGACGATATTTCTGCCGCGATTGAAGCGAGGTCTTATGATCCAGAATTTGACAAAAGTAAATCAAGCAGCAAGTAA
- a CDS encoding energy-coupling factor ABC transporter ATP-binding protein, protein MLEIRNVTYAYGERVILQELNLQLKEKRIAIIGSNGCGKSTFARLLNGLLVPKNGDVLVDGLNTRTEGKAIRRKVGFVFQNPDNQIVFPVVEEDLAFGMKNLGFSKDTIRQRTQEALSRYDLLQFREHPAHLLSGGQKQLLAISGVLVMEPDYIIFDEPTTLLDLRNKRRVAAAIDNLSQTVIVVSHDLDFLAGFDRVLVFDDGRVVVDDIPSIAIPEYVRMML, encoded by the coding sequence ATGCTGGAAATACGAAATGTAACGTACGCCTATGGCGAGCGAGTGATATTGCAAGAATTAAATTTGCAGCTAAAGGAAAAACGCATTGCCATCATAGGTAGCAACGGTTGTGGTAAAAGTACATTTGCACGTCTTCTTAATGGATTATTGGTGCCGAAAAATGGTGATGTTTTGGTGGATGGTTTGAACACCAGAACGGAGGGTAAAGCGATCCGGCGTAAGGTTGGTTTCGTATTTCAGAATCCTGACAATCAGATCGTGTTTCCTGTTGTTGAAGAAGATTTGGCCTTTGGAATGAAAAATCTTGGTTTTTCCAAGGACACGATTCGACAAAGAACTCAAGAGGCGCTTTCACGCTATGATTTACTTCAATTTAGGGAGCATCCAGCCCATCTTTTAAGTGGTGGTCAGAAACAACTCCTTGCGATTTCCGGTGTTCTGGTGATGGAGCCCGATTACATTATTTTCGATGAGCCTACAACCTTGCTGGATTTACGAAACAAGCGCCGTGTTGCCGCAGCAATCGATAACTTATCTCAAACTGTAATTGTAGTGTCTCATGACCTTGATTTTTTGGCGGGATTTGATCGTGTTCTGGTTTTTGATGATGGTCGTGTTGTTGTTGATGACATACCCTCTATTGCTATTCCTGAATACGTAAGGATGATGTTATGA